In Microvenator marinus, one genomic interval encodes:
- a CDS encoding fused MFS/spermidine synthase has protein sequence MHRLIFVFFFFSGFTSLVFEVIWERSLMKIFGTSSLAISTLLTAFMAGLALGAWIGGRWAARLENPLKVYGILEGAIGVYALFIPLLLSASEELYRWMFLTWVDQPVLFAGLRFIAAFFILIIPTTMMGASLPLVSQWTARAGGYFETRVGLLYGMNTLGAFSGTVLAGFVLLPSFGLSATNQGFAAANMVLCAVVLLVAPRMESGSHEELEMEQELGNAAPLQALSPNAALALKIAFLGTGLVSMAYQVLWTRAYVIVLGSSTYSFTLILATFLAAIAAGSSLISPFLKRISRPAAWLAATQFLFAATSIFTFTFLDRLPELLFWRYRAEIGAPAEIFLFQFGLVALLVFVPVMLQAMAFPLAFRALRQNKAQAGRDVGQVYAFNTTGAIIGSFTSGFLLLPLLGLRGALTTVIILNILQAGILAVVSASQGARHIGHAVGLAGAGLCVLMLVFGPGIDQAKLTRGMFRTYWARELFDPEKFERDSPEIVFFADGISATTSVEKRGELVTLKSNGKPEASDGADMSTQILVALAPFLIRSLNPAMMLGEEEVAMVGYGSGVTAGAALQWPLAQMDVIEIEPSMVEASKFFNHVNHRPLEDPRMKVVATDGRNYLEFTPRTFDIIVSEPSNPWIAGVASLFTVEHFERARRKLKPGGVFAQWVQLYEIRPENVQRIIKTFLEVFPHAHGFSSMPKGTDLILIGANHPIEFDPVSFQAAWEIPSVRKELERAGLKDPKDFIGLLFLNEAELREFIATDEEIELNTDDNGLLEFEAPFDLIRYDIGEKYFQDRYFSTQTYGDPREYLVDWPKGWGEEEISRLAASAWKAGKADLAWEIEDDGAPLKLESLPAKPYSKREENAMVRLSSGLSLHEAVMDAWPNPGSSFHMMAADAAKNDKHLQAMLYLESDGQPPRGGFESEKGLVYAYVLAERRYYRHALEQLTGLKEKSDPVVDSVVFQLLDGYVLTKRRRYHDAWQAYLRATELIAAQE, from the coding sequence TTGCACCGTTTAATCTTCGTATTTTTCTTCTTCTCAGGCTTCACATCCCTTGTTTTTGAGGTGATTTGGGAGCGCTCGCTGATGAAGATTTTTGGCACGAGCAGCCTCGCAATCTCTACGCTCTTGACCGCATTTATGGCGGGCTTGGCGCTCGGTGCGTGGATCGGAGGACGTTGGGCGGCACGTCTCGAGAACCCACTCAAAGTTTATGGAATTCTCGAAGGTGCAATCGGCGTGTACGCGCTCTTCATCCCACTCCTACTTAGCGCATCGGAAGAACTCTACCGCTGGATGTTCCTGACCTGGGTCGACCAACCCGTGCTCTTTGCAGGCTTGCGCTTCATTGCCGCATTTTTCATCCTTATCATCCCAACCACGATGATGGGCGCATCACTCCCGCTGGTTTCGCAGTGGACCGCCAGAGCCGGCGGATACTTCGAGACGCGCGTTGGACTCCTCTATGGAATGAACACGCTGGGGGCATTTTCGGGAACCGTACTCGCCGGATTTGTTCTCCTGCCGTCCTTTGGACTTTCGGCCACCAATCAGGGGTTCGCCGCTGCAAATATGGTGCTCTGCGCCGTGGTCTTGTTAGTCGCCCCGCGAATGGAATCGGGCTCCCACGAAGAGTTGGAGATGGAGCAAGAGCTCGGAAATGCTGCCCCGCTCCAGGCTCTAAGCCCGAACGCGGCACTTGCTCTCAAAATCGCATTTCTCGGAACGGGCCTTGTGTCCATGGCGTACCAGGTACTTTGGACCCGCGCCTACGTCATCGTTCTGGGGAGTTCAACCTATTCCTTCACGCTAATTTTGGCCACGTTTTTGGCGGCGATCGCGGCCGGCTCGTCCCTGATCTCGCCTTTCCTCAAGCGCATCTCGAGGCCTGCGGCCTGGCTCGCTGCCACACAATTTCTCTTCGCCGCCACAAGTATCTTCACCTTCACATTTCTGGATCGACTGCCTGAACTACTCTTCTGGCGTTATCGCGCCGAGATTGGTGCTCCAGCCGAGATCTTTCTCTTTCAGTTCGGGCTCGTGGCGCTTTTGGTCTTCGTCCCCGTGATGTTGCAGGCGATGGCATTTCCCCTTGCTTTTAGAGCGTTGCGCCAAAACAAAGCTCAGGCAGGACGCGATGTGGGTCAGGTCTACGCGTTCAACACCACGGGCGCGATCATCGGAAGCTTTACATCGGGATTCCTTCTCTTGCCCTTGCTCGGACTACGTGGCGCGCTTACGACGGTGATTATCCTAAATATCCTTCAGGCCGGGATTCTAGCCGTCGTTTCAGCCTCCCAAGGCGCCCGACATATCGGTCACGCCGTTGGTCTAGCCGGTGCCGGACTTTGCGTCCTCATGTTGGTTTTTGGCCCCGGAATCGACCAGGCCAAGCTCACCCGCGGCATGTTTCGTACCTATTGGGCTCGCGAACTTTTTGACCCTGAAAAGTTCGAACGCGACTCACCCGAGATCGTGTTTTTTGCTGATGGGATATCGGCCACCACATCGGTCGAAAAGCGCGGCGAGCTCGTCACTCTCAAGTCCAATGGCAAACCCGAAGCCTCAGACGGCGCCGATATGTCCACCCAAATTTTGGTGGCCCTCGCCCCCTTCCTTATCAGGTCTCTCAACCCGGCGATGATGCTCGGCGAAGAAGAAGTCGCGATGGTCGGCTACGGGAGCGGAGTAACCGCAGGTGCCGCACTCCAATGGCCGCTCGCTCAAATGGACGTCATCGAGATCGAACCGTCCATGGTCGAAGCCTCAAAATTCTTCAATCACGTCAACCATCGCCCGCTCGAAGATCCTCGAATGAAGGTCGTAGCAACCGATGGCCGAAACTATCTCGAGTTCACACCGCGAACGTTTGATATCATCGTCTCCGAGCCCTCAAACCCGTGGATCGCTGGCGTCGCTTCGCTCTTTACGGTGGAGCATTTCGAAAGGGCCCGCAGAAAGCTAAAGCCAGGTGGAGTCTTTGCGCAATGGGTTCAGCTCTACGAAATCCGACCGGAAAACGTTCAACGCATCATCAAGACTTTTCTCGAAGTCTTTCCACACGCCCACGGGTTTAGCTCCATGCCCAAGGGCACGGACTTGATTCTGATCGGTGCCAATCACCCCATCGAGTTCGATCCCGTGTCGTTTCAGGCCGCGTGGGAAATCCCAAGCGTGCGAAAGGAATTGGAGCGCGCCGGCTTAAAGGACCCTAAGGACTTCATCGGACTATTGTTCCTCAATGAAGCAGAACTCCGAGAATTCATCGCGACGGATGAGGAAATCGAACTTAACACCGACGACAACGGACTGCTCGAGTTTGAGGCCCCTTTCGACCTGATCCGGTACGATATTGGCGAAAAGTACTTTCAAGACCGGTACTTCAGCACGCAAACCTATGGTGATCCTCGAGAATACCTTGTGGATTGGCCAAAGGGCTGGGGCGAAGAAGAAATCTCCCGTCTTGCGGCTTCCGCATGGAAGGCCGGAAAGGCAGACCTAGCCTGGGAGATCGAAGATGACGGGGCTCCACTTAAGCTCGAATCCCTTCCTGCGAAGCCCTACTCAAAGAGAGAGGAAAACGCGATGGTTCGCCTCTCAAGTGGGCTCTCACTTCACGAAGCAGTGATGGACGCGTGGCCAAATCCCGGGTCTTCATTTCATATGATGGCCGCAGATGCTGCGAAGAACGACAAACATCTACAAGCCATGCTCTATCTCGAATCCGACGGCCAACCTCCTCGTGGAGGGTTCGAGTCTGAAAAAGGGCTCGTCTACGCGTACGTGTTGGCAGAGAGACGCTACTATCGCCACGCACTTGAACAACTTACGGGACTGAAGGAAAAATCAGATCCTGTGGTAGACTCGGTCGTCTTCCAGCTTCTCGACGGATACGTTCTAACCAAAAGACGCCGCTACCACGACGCCTGGCAGGCTTATCTGCGTGCAACCGAACTCATCGCAGCTCAGGAGTAG
- a CDS encoding AgmX/PglI C-terminal domain-containing protein, with the protein MKETASWQTWTIVLILVGLMIAGAFYLRPDLLERAKLIVGWPESEEVEVAEAAPESSKKEKKQKRKRPKKRSRASNETPAEAVTEDTWEDIEFGNIFEEPDEVVMADAEPEFVPPPEMWQPEGRYQPSARWTASGFDPSKPQEIDLNGPDRKPLSEADIKSVLNERRLMPCYREVAIKVPQMKGNVDFQGVISGDGQIAHIRIKRSELRSKDVESCMVSTIRNLRFPSTGTLTKFTMDFDFN; encoded by the coding sequence ATGAAAGAAACAGCATCATGGCAAACGTGGACCATCGTTCTCATCCTTGTCGGATTGATGATCGCCGGAGCATTCTACCTTCGTCCCGACTTGCTCGAGCGCGCGAAGCTTATCGTCGGTTGGCCAGAGTCCGAAGAAGTTGAGGTCGCCGAAGCAGCGCCGGAGAGTTCGAAGAAAGAGAAGAAGCAAAAGCGCAAAAGACCAAAAAAGCGCTCGCGCGCCAGCAACGAAACGCCCGCTGAAGCAGTAACCGAGGACACCTGGGAGGATATCGAGTTCGGAAATATCTTTGAGGAGCCCGACGAAGTCGTTATGGCGGACGCCGAGCCTGAATTCGTTCCACCTCCTGAAATGTGGCAACCCGAGGGCAGATACCAACCCAGCGCACGCTGGACCGCGTCGGGTTTTGACCCCTCAAAGCCTCAGGAAATTGATCTCAACGGACCCGACCGAAAGCCACTCTCCGAAGCCGATATCAAGTCAGTACTCAACGAAAGGCGGCTCATGCCTTGTTATCGCGAGGTGGCCATCAAAGTTCCTCAGATGAAAGGAAATGTGGACTTTCAGGGCGTGATCTCAGGTGATGGCCAAATCGCTCACATTCGCATCAAGCGCTCCGAGTTGCGTTCCAAAGACGTGGAATCCTGCATGGTCTCTACGATTCGGAACCTGAGATTTCCCTCAACCGGGACGCTCACAAAGTTCACGATGGACTTCGACTTCAACTAG
- a CDS encoding PilZ domain-containing protein — protein MSHKSNRRDPRVNIALSVKLLTTRGMETHETKNISYRGIFIITDQPLPLRRVTRLEMEVGGKLVTMLGLVAHRINVADATERRIAPGMGIQIFSVGSAAKDAWQDYVTQLVEQDPELLKALQEHNLPKFKVNLSTPELLKKFVERDLPQGQIYYRTPEPIAPGSELILEISHPTNTEKFNLKGQVREITEGARRHRGMYIELAPMDEELFAAFERFVHASETISI, from the coding sequence ATGTCTCATAAATCCAACCGTCGTGACCCTCGCGTCAACATCGCCCTCAGTGTCAAACTTCTCACGACCCGAGGCATGGAAACGCACGAAACCAAGAATATTTCCTATCGAGGAATCTTCATCATTACGGACCAGCCTCTGCCTTTGCGCCGAGTCACCCGATTGGAGATGGAAGTCGGTGGAAAGCTTGTCACGATGCTGGGACTGGTGGCTCACAGAATCAACGTTGCCGATGCCACAGAGCGGCGAATTGCGCCCGGCATGGGCATCCAAATTTTCTCAGTAGGAAGCGCTGCCAAAGATGCCTGGCAAGATTACGTGACCCAACTTGTGGAACAGGATCCGGAGCTTCTCAAAGCCCTCCAAGAACACAATCTCCCGAAATTCAAAGTGAATCTATCAACGCCGGAACTCCTCAAGAAGTTCGTCGAGCGCGATCTGCCTCAGGGACAGATTTACTATCGTACCCCTGAACCCATTGCGCCCGGCTCGGAGCTCATTCTTGAGATTTCCCACCCGACCAACACAGAGAAGTTCAACCTCAAGGGACAGGTTCGCGAAATCACCGAGGGAGCGCGACGCCATCGCGGCATGTACATTGAACTTGCGCCTATGGACGAAGAACTCTTCGCAGCCTTTGAACGTTTCGTTCACGCCTCCGAGACCATTTCGATATGA
- the mpl gene encoding UDP-N-acetylmuramate:L-alanyl-gamma-D-glutamyl-meso-diaminopimelate ligase, which produces MTASTPRDFPELPDTIHKIHIIGVCGTGMGSLAAMLKARGFDVRGSDAGGYPPMSDWLDEQGIELMRGYSRSNLDWNPDLVIVGNVCRAEYEDAVEMRERGFPHLSFPEALYHFFMKSKRNLVISGTHGKTTTTSMVAWMMTEANVDPSFMVGGITGNFGTNYRLGQGDVFIVEGDEYDTAYFDKVPKFWHYAPGRLLINNIEFDHADIYPDVEAIESVFERLVSLVGPSGSIWINGDDPRCEHVVRHACAVVKRFGLSENNDLRATEIAYGAKTTCEVSLDGESLGTWTLNAPGEFNVRNMLGAIALGIDEGLPIRTMKEAMAGFKATKKRQEVIGEVEGITIIDDFAHHPTAVEATMKALRTQFPERRIWAIFEAKSNTSRRKVFQNDYPKGLALADRVILSKPFQKNDNLPVNQMLDIEELARSIEALGPPTLLIPEVDDIVDHLAAEAAPGDLIVGLSGSAFGGLHRKVLSALQQRFAK; this is translated from the coding sequence ATGACGGCTTCAACTCCAAGAGACTTCCCCGAACTCCCAGACACTATCCACAAAATCCATATCATCGGAGTTTGCGGAACCGGAATGGGTAGCCTGGCGGCCATGCTGAAAGCTCGTGGTTTCGATGTTCGCGGAAGTGACGCAGGCGGCTACCCACCGATGTCTGATTGGCTCGATGAGCAGGGGATTGAGTTGATGCGTGGCTATAGCCGCTCAAACCTCGACTGGAACCCAGACCTCGTGATCGTTGGGAATGTCTGCAGAGCCGAGTACGAGGACGCGGTGGAGATGCGAGAGCGCGGATTTCCTCATCTGAGTTTTCCAGAAGCCCTCTACCACTTCTTCATGAAATCCAAGCGAAACCTCGTGATCAGCGGAACGCACGGAAAAACAACTACCACGAGCATGGTCGCGTGGATGATGACCGAAGCCAATGTCGACCCTAGCTTTATGGTCGGAGGTATCACGGGAAATTTCGGCACGAACTACCGCCTGGGTCAGGGAGACGTCTTCATTGTTGAAGGAGACGAGTACGACACCGCGTATTTCGACAAGGTCCCCAAGTTTTGGCACTACGCCCCTGGCCGACTTCTCATCAACAATATCGAATTCGATCACGCCGATATCTATCCTGATGTCGAGGCCATCGAATCGGTTTTTGAACGGCTTGTGTCGCTCGTAGGTCCGTCTGGAAGCATCTGGATCAACGGAGACGATCCGCGTTGTGAGCACGTGGTCCGACATGCCTGCGCTGTGGTCAAACGATTCGGACTCTCTGAAAACAACGACCTGAGAGCCACTGAGATAGCCTACGGAGCCAAGACCACCTGCGAAGTCTCGCTCGATGGCGAATCGCTCGGCACCTGGACGCTCAACGCCCCTGGCGAGTTCAATGTTCGAAACATGCTCGGTGCAATCGCCTTGGGCATCGATGAAGGACTTCCAATCCGAACGATGAAAGAAGCAATGGCTGGATTCAAAGCCACCAAGAAGAGGCAAGAGGTCATTGGAGAGGTGGAGGGAATCACCATCATCGACGATTTTGCGCACCACCCAACGGCCGTAGAAGCCACGATGAAGGCATTGCGCACACAATTTCCAGAACGCCGGATTTGGGCGATTTTTGAGGCCAAATCCAACACTTCGCGTCGGAAGGTTTTCCAAAACGATTACCCCAAAGGCCTCGCGCTCGCGGACCGCGTGATCTTATCCAAACCCTTTCAAAAGAACGACAACCTGCCGGTAAACCAAATGCTCGATATCGAGGAGCTCGCTCGGTCGATTGAGGCACTTGGCCCCCCTACCCTTCTGATCCCTGAAGTTGACGATATCGTTGATCATCTCGCGGCCGAAGCGGCGCCTGGCGATCTCATCGTGGGACTTTCAGGTTCAGCCTTCGGTGGCCTTCATCGCAAGGTTTTAAGCGCACTTCAGCAAAGATTCGCCAAGTAG
- a CDS encoding lamin tail domain-containing protein produces MKKLTFFFLTLCACVEPNDSSCRKSFDCPSDTFCMAGTCTAMPAPEEAKTGGLEAEQTQPKQNKLPEFEPEPEVEPIEPGPDGEPEPDEIVEPEPTYDPEHPCLAPYQPEPGALIISEVLSDPPNGLDGDANSDGERDAYSDEFVELENLTPFALALDDVHLYVGERHKFHFQEFCLKPYEKVVVFSSGTTNLPPEISVFTTETRLGLPNAGGYVDIMIRDLLVDTFVFPENSYGSWVPGEGSVQSHFDAHQSWFSPGY; encoded by the coding sequence ATGAAAAAGCTAACATTCTTCTTTCTTACGCTTTGCGCATGTGTCGAACCCAACGATTCATCATGCCGCAAGAGCTTTGATTGCCCGTCTGACACATTTTGTATGGCGGGCACATGTACCGCCATGCCTGCACCAGAAGAAGCCAAGACGGGCGGCCTGGAGGCTGAGCAAACTCAGCCCAAGCAAAACAAACTTCCCGAGTTCGAACCGGAACCTGAGGTCGAACCCATTGAACCTGGGCCGGACGGCGAACCCGAACCGGACGAAATTGTGGAGCCTGAACCAACGTACGACCCGGAGCACCCATGTCTCGCGCCCTATCAGCCTGAACCGGGGGCCCTTATCATCAGCGAAGTACTCTCGGATCCCCCAAATGGACTGGACGGTGACGCAAATTCGGACGGAGAACGAGACGCTTACTCCGACGAATTTGTGGAACTTGAAAACCTCACGCCCTTCGCACTGGCACTTGATGACGTGCACCTATACGTCGGAGAGCGGCATAAATTCCACTTCCAAGAGTTCTGTCTGAAGCCCTACGAAAAAGTGGTCGTTTTTAGTTCCGGGACCACCAATCTTCCACCCGAGATTTCAGTGTTCACCACCGAAACACGGCTCGGATTACCAAACGCCGGAGGCTACGTGGACATCATGATCCGAGATCTTCTCGTGGATACCTTCGTGTTCCCAGAGAATTCCTACGGCTCATGGGTACCCGGCGAGGGCTCAGTTCAGAGCCACTTCGATGCCCACCAGTCTTGGTTTAGCCCGGGTTACTAG
- a CDS encoding OmpP1/FadL family transporter, giving the protein MRTSGFWICALGLMSASDVFAAGFANTNQSATATAMAGVGVANTEEPNSSYYNPAAMTLTEFSASVGDVMIIPSTSFRGDDGSETSTEFNLIPPPNLHLGYSVIPGLAVGVGATFPYGLTIEWPQDWSGREIVRKQALQTMNINPNIAYEIPGSGVSVSAGAQVVFGSVELTRAIVLRPDGREVDAQLGGDALGFGAGASLLWRPSDEWSFGLNYKSSVTLDFEGKAHFEGEEDTPFESTFVDQAISTSITLPQTLSAGVGYRDESLFIGLDVSLTYWNSYDQVELEFSEPCEAGDPACEVGADSTNPPTTVIEGDWMDSPTFRLGLEYMVRDDLALRVGAAYDMSPIPDATVSPSLPGNHRGVVSAGLGYQLDPLRLDLGYQYVATTREIRNGNNDGFYRTTAHILGLGASYSF; this is encoded by the coding sequence ATGAGAACTAGTGGATTTTGGATATGTGCACTCGGTTTGATGAGCGCCTCGGACGTTTTTGCTGCTGGATTCGCGAACACGAACCAGAGTGCGACGGCCACCGCCATGGCCGGCGTAGGCGTTGCGAACACTGAAGAGCCGAATAGTTCGTATTACAATCCCGCCGCGATGACGCTGACTGAGTTCAGCGCGAGTGTGGGCGACGTGATGATCATCCCTTCGACCTCGTTTCGTGGTGACGACGGGAGCGAGACTTCGACTGAGTTTAACCTGATTCCTCCTCCGAATTTGCACCTGGGGTACTCGGTGATCCCTGGTCTTGCGGTGGGAGTTGGGGCGACCTTTCCTTACGGCCTAACAATCGAGTGGCCACAAGATTGGTCAGGTCGGGAAATCGTCCGTAAACAAGCGCTTCAGACGATGAACATCAATCCCAACATCGCCTACGAGATTCCGGGTTCAGGAGTGTCAGTTTCGGCGGGTGCACAAGTTGTTTTTGGCTCCGTGGAATTGACTCGTGCCATCGTGTTGCGGCCCGACGGTCGCGAAGTTGATGCACAGCTTGGCGGGGACGCCCTTGGTTTTGGGGCCGGAGCATCACTTCTCTGGCGTCCGAGCGATGAATGGTCATTTGGCTTGAACTACAAGTCTTCAGTGACTCTCGACTTCGAGGGCAAAGCCCACTTTGAAGGTGAGGAAGATACGCCATTTGAATCGACCTTCGTGGATCAGGCGATTTCCACTTCGATAACGCTGCCGCAAACCTTGAGTGCAGGCGTCGGTTACAGGGATGAATCGCTCTTTATCGGCCTGGATGTTTCGCTCACGTACTGGAATTCGTACGACCAAGTCGAACTCGAGTTTAGCGAGCCTTGCGAAGCCGGCGATCCGGCATGTGAAGTAGGCGCTGATTCCACGAATCCGCCGACGACTGTGATCGAAGGGGATTGGATGGACTCTCCCACGTTTCGATTGGGTCTTGAGTACATGGTTCGCGATGACCTGGCCCTTCGAGTTGGCGCTGCCTACGACATGAGCCCAATTCCAGACGCAACGGTTTCACCTTCACTTCCGGGCAATCACCGCGGCGTTGTTTCGGCTGGCCTCGGATACCAACTGGACCCTTTGCGCTTGGACCTTGGCTATCAATACGTGGCCACGACGCGTGAGATCCGAAATGGAAATAATGACGGTTTCTACCGAACCACCGCCCACATCTTGGGGCTAGGTGCGAGCTATTCATTTTGA